The proteins below come from a single Capricornis sumatraensis isolate serow.1 chromosome 14, serow.2, whole genome shotgun sequence genomic window:
- the TMEM51 gene encoding transmembrane protein 51 gives MMAQSKANGSHYALTAIGLGMLVLGIIMAMWNLVPGFSTAEKPAAQGNKTEVGSGILKSKTFSVAYVLVGAGVMLLLLSICLSIRDKRKQRQGEELAHIQHPGVEPHTHEEDSQEEEEEASSRYYVPSYEEVMNTNYAEARDVDQNPRMSISLPSYESLTGLDETSPTTTRADVETSPGNPPDRQNSKLSKRLKPLKVRRIKSEKLHLKDFRINLPDKNVPPPSIEPLTPPPQYDEVQEKAPDARPPD, from the exons ATGATGGCCCAGTCCAAAGCCAACGGCTCGCACTATGCGCTGACCGCCATCGGCCTGGGGATGCTGGTCCTTGGGATCATCATGGCCATGTGGAACCTGGTCCCTGGGTTCAGCACCGCAGAAAAGCCGGCTGCTCAGGGGAACAAGACGGAGGTAGGAAGCGGCATCCTTAAGAGCAAGACCTTCTCTGTGGCCTACGTGCTGGTCGGGGCCGGCGTGATGCTGCTCCTGCTCTCCATCTGCCTGAGCATCCGGGACAAGAGGAAGCAGCGGCAGGGCGAGGAGCTGGCACACATCCAGCACCCGGGGGTCGAACCGCACACCCACGAGGAGGACAG ccaggaggaagaggaggaggcctCCTCACGGTACTACGTCCCCAGCTACGAGGAAGTGATGAACACAAACTACGCAGAAGCGAGGGACGTGGACCAGAACCCCCGGATGAGCATCTCTCTCCCCTCCTATGAGTCCTTGACGGGGCTGGATGAGACGAGTCCCACCACAACCAGGGCCGACGTGGAGACCAGCCCAGGGAATCCCCCTGACAGGCAGAACTCCAAGTTGTCCAAACGCCTGAAGCCGCTGAAAGTGAGAAGGATAAAATCCGAAAAGCTTCACCTCAAAGACTTTAGGATCAACCTGCCAGACAAAAACGTGCCTCCTCCCTCCATCGAGCCTTTGACACCCCCCCCACAGTACGATGAGGTCCAGGAGAAGGCCCCTGATGCCCGGCCCCCCGACTGA